From one Cyanobacteria bacterium GSL.Bin1 genomic stretch:
- a CDS encoding iron chelate uptake ABC transporter family permease subunit, whose product MKSPWLVIRLQNVPLSFRVNRRVPTVLIILALITLLAMVLSVSYGEYPVPPLATVKTILGLDSANSDYGFIIRTLRLPRTLVAFCVGVGLAIAGSISQGITRNPLAAPEIIGVNAGASLAAVALLVLFPATPVSLLPVVAFTGGLTVAILIYLLAWKGGSSPIRLILVGIGFSLIASALTNLMITFGNINNVSQALVWLTGSVYGRSWEQLFTLLPWLVVFSLLALAMARELNALSLGDEVARGLGSAIEWRRGILLVTSVALASASVATAGGIGFVGLMAPHLSRLLVGGTHEGQLPTAAMMGGMLVVIADLLGRMLFPPIELPCGVITAAVGAPFFVYLLIRKR is encoded by the coding sequence ATGAAATCTCCCTGGTTGGTCATCCGTTTGCAAAACGTTCCGCTTTCCTTTCGCGTTAATCGACGCGTGCCAACAGTATTAATCATTTTAGCGCTCATCACCTTACTGGCAATGGTTCTCAGTGTCAGCTATGGAGAATATCCCGTTCCTCCCTTAGCAACCGTGAAGACCATTCTGGGTCTGGACAGTGCTAACAGTGATTATGGATTTATTATCCGCACCTTACGATTACCCCGTACCTTGGTCGCTTTTTGTGTGGGCGTGGGACTTGCAATCGCGGGAAGTATTAGTCAAGGCATCACCCGCAATCCGCTCGCTGCCCCCGAGATTATTGGGGTCAATGCGGGGGCTTCTCTGGCTGCGGTTGCGCTATTAGTGCTCTTCCCCGCCACTCCCGTTTCCCTCTTGCCAGTGGTAGCCTTTACCGGGGGATTAACGGTTGCTATCCTGATTTATCTTTTAGCGTGGAAAGGAGGCAGTTCTCCCATCCGATTAATTCTCGTTGGCATCGGATTCAGCCTCATCGCATCTGCCCTCACCAATCTCATGATCACCTTTGGCAATATCAACAATGTTTCGCAAGCGCTGGTTTGGTTAACCGGCAGCGTTTATGGACGTAGTTGGGAACAGCTGTTCACCCTCCTCCCTTGGCTGGTTGTTTTTAGTTTGTTGGCGCTGGCAATGGCGAGAGAACTGAATGCCCTGAGTCTGGGGGATGAAGTGGCACGGGGATTAGGGAGCGCAATCGAGTGGCGGCGGGGAATCCTGCTTGTAACCAGTGTTGCCTTGGCTAGCGCTTCCGTTGCCACCGCAGGCGGAATTGGGTTTGTGGGCTTAATGGCGCCTCATCTCTCCCGTCTGTTAGTTGGGGGAACCCACGAAGGACAACTGCCCACAGCAGCAATGATGGGAGGAATGCTGGTTGTCATTGCCGATTTGCTGGGACGGATGTTGTTCCCTCCGATAGAACTGCCGTGCGGCGTGATTACGGCAGCAGTGGGTGCTCCTTTTTTCGTTTATTTACTGATTCGCAAACGTTAG
- a CDS encoding ATP-binding cassette domain-containing protein translates to MNRLETQHLTLGYDGTPIIQDLYLGIPSEKITTLVGPNGCGKSTLLRGLARLLKPHRGAVYLDGTDIVKRSTKEVAKRLGILPQSPIAPEGLTVRDLVAQGRYPHQNWLQQWSKEDETMVNWALDLSGMTELAERPLDNLSGGQRQRAWVAMALAQNTEILLLDEPTTFLDLAHQIEILDLLTELNETQRRTIVMVLHDLNQAARYADHLVVIEQGQIYDQGTPGQVMTQTMVAKVFGVESRIVPDPVVGTPMCVPLSRRVKQ, encoded by the coding sequence ATGAACCGACTGGAAACGCAACACCTTACGCTCGGCTATGATGGCACACCCATTATTCAAGATTTATATTTAGGGATTCCCTCGGAAAAAATTACAACCCTAGTCGGTCCCAATGGCTGCGGAAAATCAACCTTGCTGCGAGGGCTGGCGCGATTGTTGAAACCCCATCGCGGAGCCGTTTATTTGGATGGAACAGACATTGTCAAACGTTCCACTAAGGAAGTCGCCAAGCGTTTGGGAATTTTGCCGCAAAGCCCGATCGCGCCAGAAGGCTTAACAGTGCGAGATTTAGTAGCCCAGGGACGATATCCCCACCAAAACTGGCTCCAGCAATGGTCAAAAGAAGATGAAACGATGGTCAATTGGGCACTAGACTTATCAGGGATGACCGAATTGGCAGAACGTCCTTTAGATAATCTCTCTGGCGGACAACGACAACGGGCTTGGGTGGCAATGGCGCTGGCTCAAAATACAGAAATTTTGCTGTTGGATGAACCGACAACATTTTTAGATTTAGCCCACCAAATCGAAATTTTAGATTTACTGACTGAACTCAACGAAACGCAAAGGAGAACGATTGTGATGGTTTTGCATGACTTGAATCAAGCTGCCCGTTATGCCGATCATTTAGTTGTTATTGAGCAGGGTCAGATTTACGATCAGGGAACGCCAGGGCAAGTGATGACCCAAACAATGGTTGCCAAAGTTTTCGGGGTGGAGTCACGCATTGTTCCCGATCCGGTA
- a CDS encoding iron chelate uptake ABC transporter family permease subunit produces the protein MSVAVAVMILLICLVSNLAFGAANIPLEEVTRAFIANEGSTEHLIIRTVRLPRSLIAMFVGAALAVSGAIMQGITGNPLASPTLLGVNAGASLAVVVTTFVLKGVGLSLYVWFAFFGAAATAVTVYFLGSRGRGGLTRVKLILAGAALTAFLNSLTSGILIISQQTLDQIRFWLAGSLAGRDLELFWQVLPYFSLGLLLAFALGRQLTMLSLGEDVAKGLGQQTVLVKIMAAVSVVLLAGSSVAIAGPITFIGLVIPHITRTLIGVDYRWLLPYAAIFGSILLLLADLCARLVFQPQEIPVGLVMPLLGAPFFIHLVRSRVKH, from the coding sequence ATGAGTGTCGCAGTAGCGGTTATGATTCTCCTGATCTGTCTGGTGAGTAATCTTGCCTTTGGTGCTGCTAATATTCCCCTGGAAGAGGTAACCCGCGCTTTTATTGCCAATGAAGGGTCCACCGAGCATCTAATTATCCGCACTGTCCGTCTGCCGCGATCGCTGATTGCCATGTTTGTCGGGGCAGCGCTTGCCGTCTCGGGCGCGATTATGCAGGGGATAACCGGCAATCCACTCGCCTCTCCCACCCTTTTAGGAGTGAATGCGGGCGCTTCGTTAGCGGTTGTCGTCACGACCTTTGTTCTCAAGGGAGTAGGACTCAGCCTGTATGTCTGGTTTGCTTTTTTTGGGGCAGCAGCAACCGCAGTGACCGTTTATTTTTTAGGATCGCGAGGGCGTGGCGGGTTAACGCGGGTTAAGCTGATCCTTGCTGGGGCTGCTTTGACAGCATTTTTAAATTCTCTCACCAGTGGCATTTTAATTATCTCTCAGCAAACTTTAGATCAAATTCGGTTTTGGTTAGCCGGTTCTCTTGCCGGGCGCGATCTGGAACTGTTTTGGCAGGTTTTGCCCTACTTCAGCCTTGGCTTGTTACTGGCTTTTGCCTTGGGCAGACAACTCACCATGTTATCCCTTGGGGAAGATGTGGCAAAAGGGTTGGGACAGCAAACGGTTTTGGTCAAGATCATGGCAGCAGTGAGTGTGGTTTTGCTGGCAGGGTCTAGCGTTGCGATCGCGGGCCCCATTACTTTTATTGGCTTGGTTATTCCTCACATCACCCGCACCTTGATTGGGGTTGATTATCGTTGGCTATTGCCTTATGCTGCAATTTTTGGGTCAATTTTGCTGTTATTAGCAGATTTATGCGCCCGTTTAGTTTTTCAACCGCAAGAAATCCCGGTGGGGTTAGTGATGCCTTTGCTTGGCGCGCCTTTTTTCATTCATCTGGTCCGATCGCGCGTGAAACATTAA